The Ferrimonas balearica DSM 9799 genome includes the window TGGAGGCCTTGGTGGCTCAGCGTTTTGTGTTCCGCTTTGCCCCGTCGACAGGGAGCGCATTATAGGGCCGGGATTTTTCCTCGCAAGGGTTTTCTTATAAAAAAAACGCGTTCGGATATTTTTCACTCCGAACGCGTCTTTTTTCCGCATTTTGTTTATTTTCGGGTCTACATACTGCTTATAAACCGCGATTCCGTTTCGGTGCTCAGGGTACCGTCTTCGCTTTTCAGCTCAAATACGATGTGGGTCATCGGCTGTTTCAGGTAGAACGGATCCACCGCAATGCTGATCGGCAGAGTAAATACCTCACCGGCAGCGACAGTCACCGATTGCTTTCCATCCCAACGGTATTCCGGCAGGCCACTGACCGCCAGTTCAAACTGCTGCGGTTGTTCAGTCTTGTTCAGCAGGCGCAGGGTATAGACGTTCTCGACCAGTCCGTCACGGGTTTCCCGGAAAAGTTGGTTGCGATCCCGCAGCACATCGATCTGCACCGGTGCCAGAGTGAGCAGGGTATAGATAAAGCCGACCACCATAACGGTGAGCACCGCGCCATAACCCAGCAGCTTGGGTCGGGCGACCTTGGACTGCCCCCCCTCCAGTTGGCGCTCGGTGGTGTAGCTGATCAAGCCCTTCTTGTAGCCCATCTTAGCCATGACATCGTCGCAGGTATCGATGCAGGCACCGCAGTTGATGCATTCATACTGCAGGCCATTACGAATATCGATGCCGGTCGGGCACACCTGAACACAGAGGCTGCAATCGATGCAGTCACCCAGCCCCAGGGCTTTAGGATCCTGTTTACGGCCACGGGGACCACGCTCTTCACCCCGCTTGCTGTCGTAACCGACGATAAAGGTGTCGGTATCAAACATCGCCGACTGGAACCGGGCATAGGGGCACATGTGCAGACACATGATCTCTCGCATCCAGCCCGCGTTGCCGTAGGTGCAGAAGGTAAAGAACAGGGTCCAGAAGTAGATGGCCGCCGGTGCCTGTCCGGTAAAGAAGTCCAGATACAGGGAACGACTGGGGTAAAAGTAGGAGAGAAAGGTGAGGGCGGTGATCAGGGCGATGCCCAGCCAGGCGCCATGCTTGGCACTCTTGCGCCACAACTTGTTCCAGTCCCAGGGGGCTTGATCCAGTTTAATGCGCTTATTGCGCGGTCCCTCAATCTTCTCTTCAAACCAGATGAAGATGAAGGTCCACACCGACTGCGGGCACATATACCCGCACCAGACCCTGCCAAGGAAGGTGGTAAAGAAGAACAGGGCGAACGCCGCAATCATAAAGAGCAGCGCCAGCAGGATAAGGTCCTGTGGCCAGATCGTCAGGCCGAACACATAAAATTTACGCTGGGCCAGATCAAACAGCACCGCCTGTCGGTCACCCCAGGGCAACCAGGGCAGCAACAGAAACAGCCCCATCATTACCCAGCCCATCCGTCGTCGCAGCTGTGACCACACGCCGTCGGTCTTGCGCACATAGATGCGGTTTCTGGGATTACCTCGTGCGGCGGCGCTTTTGGCCGGCTGCACTTTTATGGGTTGTCCTCGCTCACGGGGGGACGGGTTGGACTGCTGATCCATAGAACGGCCTAACTCCTCACATCATTGGGGCACACCCTAACAAGAACGCAACATGGCAAGGGTGAGCCTGATCACGGATGATACTAAAAAGTCGATCACGACGGATCACTGGCATCGATGAAAGCCATAAAAAAGGGCGCCCATGGGGCGCCCTTTTCTTGATTCCCATGGATCACTCCACGGTCACGGACTTGGCCAGGTTACGCGGCTGGTCCACGTCGGTGCCCTTGATCAGCGCCACGTAGTAGGAGAGCAGCTGCAGCGGCAGGGTGTAGATGATCGGTGCGATAAACTCGTTGCAGTGCGGCACCGGGATCACCTTCATGGTGTCATCGCTGGCGAAATGGGCATCCACGTCGGCAAACACGTACATCAGGCCGCCACGGGCGCGCACCTCTTCCACGTTGGACTTCAGCTTCTCCAGCAACTCGTTGTTCGGCGCAACGACGATCACCGGCATGTCGGCGTCGATAAGGGCCAGAGGACCGTGCTTCAGTTCACCGGAGGCGTAGGCTTCGGCGTGGATGTAGGAGATCTCTTTCAGCTTCAGCGCCCCTTCCATGGCAATGGGGTACTGGTCGCCACGGCCCAGGAACAGGGCGTGGTGCTTGTCGGCAAAATCTTCCGCCAGCGCTTCGATGGCATCGTTCAGGCTCAGTGCCTGCTCCACTTTGCTCGGCAGGGCCTGCAGGGCAGAAACCAGCTCACCGATGGTCTGCTCAGTCATGCCGTTGTGAACGCCGATGGCACCGGTCAGCATCAGCAGCGCCGCCAGCTGCACGGTGAAGGCCTTGGTGGAGGCCACACCAATCTCGGCACCGGCTTTCATCATGTAGGCCATATCGGACTCACGCACCAGGGAGGAGCCCGGTACGTTACAGATGGTCAGGCTGGCCATGTAACCCATCTCCTTGGCCAGGCGCAGGGCGGCCAGGGTGTCCGCGGTTTCACCGGACTGGGAGATGGTCACCAGCAGGCTGTTCGGGAACACGTGGGATTTGCGGTAGCGGAACTCAGACGCGATCTCGACATTACAGGAGACACCGGCGTGCTGCTCCAGCCAGTAGCGGGCGACCATACCAGCGTGGTAGCTGGTACCACAGGCGATGATCTGTACATGCTTTACCTGGGCCAGCAGCTCAGCGGCGTTGTCACCAAAGGCGTCGAGGGCCACTTTACCGTTGGCCAGGCGCCCCTCCAGAGTACGCTGCAGCGCCGTCGGCTGCTCGTAGATCTCTTTCATCATGTAGTGACGGTACGGGCCTTTGTCGCCGGCATCGTGGCTGACTTCGGACTCGTTGATTTCGCGTTCCACGCGCTCGCCGTTGAGGTCGTAAATGGTGACATCACGACGGGTGATCTCGGCCACGTCTCCCTCTTCGAGGAAGGCAAAGCGGCGGGTCACCGGCAACAGGGCCAGCTGGTCAGACGCGATAAAGTGCTCACCCAGGCCGTAACCCACCACCAACGGGCTGCCGGAACGGGCAACAACCAGGCGCTCTGGGTCACGGCAATCCATCACGACGGTGCCGTAGGCGCCTTCCAGTTGCTTAACGGTAGCCTGAACCGCCGCCAGCAGGGAGTCATGACTTTTGCGCTCATGGTGAACCAAATGCGCGATCACTTCGGTGTCAGTGTCAGAGCTGAACACGTAACCCAGGCCTTGCAGCATGGTGCGCAGAGCCACGTGGTTTTCGATGATGCCGTTGTGCACCACGGCGATGTCGTCACTGGAGACGTGAGGGTGCGCGTTGCGCTCAGAGGGTTCACCGTGAGTCGCCCAGCGGGTGTGGGCAATACCGGTACCGCCCGCCAGCGGCGTCTGCTCCAGCGCGGTGGCCAGTTCCTGCACCTTACCCAGACGACGCAGACGACCCATTTCACCTTCGCTGTTGAGTACCGCCACACCGGCAGAGTCATAACCCCGGTATTCCAGACGCTTGAGGCCCTCAACCAGGATCTCCGCCACATCACGTTGCGCTACGGCGCCAACAATCCCACACATAGATCTACTCCTAATCTTCAGCACGGGCGCAGATCACCTGCACCCCGTGTAATTCAATCTGTTGTCGCGACGCGTTATCGAGTCGCTCATCGGTGATCAACCGGGTGACCTTGTCCCAGGGCAGCTCCAGGTTGGGGATGCGTCGGCCGATTTTGTCCGACTCAACCATCACGTTGACCTCTCGGGCAACCTCAGCCATGACCCGGGACAGGCCGATCAATTCATTAAAAGTGGTGGTACCACGAGCAATGTCGATGCCATCGGCACCGATAAAAAGCTGGTCAAAGTCGTACGCCCGCAACACCTGCTCGGCCACCTGACCCTGAAACGACTCCGAATGGGGATCCCAGGTGCCTCCGGTCATCAAAAGCGTAGGCTCATTCTCCAACTCCCGAAGGGCGTTTGCGCTGTTCAGAGAGTTGGTCATCACCACCAGTCCGCGCTTTTCCCCCAACTCGCCAATCAGGGCTGCGGTGGTGCGGCCACTGTCGATGACGATCCGTTGGTGGTCGCGGATCTGGGCGGCCGCGGCCCGGCCAATCGCCGCTTTGTAGCGGGAGGGGCTGTGACTGGGGTCGTCCTGCAGGATCTCCGAGGGCATGGCGATGGCCCCACCGTAACGGCGCAGCAGCAGACCACTGGCTTCCAGGGTGGCCAGATCTTTGCGGATGGTCACCTCAGAGGTGCCCAGCTCCCGTGCCAGCTGATCCACACTGACTTCGCCCTGCTCACCGAGCATGGCCATGATGCGGTGGCGGCGCTGTTGGGTGTTCCGTTTCGACATGCTCTAGATAAGTTTCGTTTCGAAAGTTCGTAAGTATAAAAACAAAACAATTGAGATCAAGCGAAACGAAAAAAGGCGGCCATAAAAGGCCGCCTTTTCACTCAAATTTGCCGTTTCAGCGCTGCTTTTGGGGACGCTGCCAGCCTGCAATGTGCTTCTGCTTGGTGCGGGTCAGTACCAGTTCCCCTTCACCCACGTTCTTGGTGATGGTGGAGCCAGCGGCAATGGTAGCCCCCTTGGCGATGCGCACCGGCGCGACCAACTGGCTGTCGGAGCCGACGAACACCTCATCCTCAATCACGGTCAGGTGCTTGTTGGCACCGTCGTAGTTGCAGGTGATGGTGCCCGCGCCAATGTTCACCTTATCACCCACTTCGGCGTCGCCGATGTAGGCCAGGTGGTTGGCCTTGGAACCTTTGCCCAGACGTGCCTTCTTCATCTCGACAAAGTTGCCGATGTGGCTGTCGTGAACCAGCTCTGCGCCGGGGCGCAGTCGGGCAAACGGTCCGGCGGTGCAGACTTCACCCACAGTGGCGCCTTCCACAATGGTGTATGGCTTGATGACGCTGCCCTTGCCGATATGGCAATCCTTGAGCAGACAGCCAGCGCCGATCACCACGTCGTCCTCAATGGTGACATCGCCTTCGATCACCACATTGACGTCGATGGTGATGTCGGAACCGTTGGTCAGCGTACCGCGCAGATCAAAGCGGGCCGGGTCGATAAGGGTTACGCCGGACAGCATCAGCTGCTCTGCCGCACGCGCCTGGTAAGCCCGCTCCAGTGCTGCAAGTTGCAGACGGTTGTTGGCACCTTCCACCTCAATGGCGCTGTCCGGATGAGCGGTTTCCACGCCACCTTCGGCCGCCGCCATGGCGATCACGTCGGTCAGGTAGTATTCCCCCTGAGCATTGTTGTTGGACAGGTTGGCCAGCCAGCGCTTCAGTGCCTTACCCGGGGCCACCAGAATGCCGGTGTTCACTTCGGTGATGGCCAACTGCTCCGGATTCGCATCCTTCTGCTCGACAATGGCCTTGACCACGCCACCCTCGCGCACGATACGGCCGTAACCGGTGGGGTTATCCAGGCTCACCGTCAGCAAGCCGATGCCATTATCCGGCTGCACCGCCAGCAGGCGCTCCAGAGTCTGAGTCTGGATCAGCGGCACATCACCGTAGAGCACCAGTACCGTGCTGTCGTCATCCCAGTCAGCCATGTTAACGGCATGACCGGTGCCCAGCTGCTCCGCCTGCAGCGCCCATTCCACCGTATTGTGTCCCAGCGCAGCTTTGAGCTGGTCGGCGCCATGGCCATACACCAGGTGAGTGCGGTGAGGATTCAGGGGGGCGGCGGCATCGATGGCGTGTTGCACCATCGGCTTACCCGCGACCGGGTGGAGCACTTTGGGCAGTTTGGACTTCATCCGAGTACCCATCCCTGCGGCCAGGATGACGACTTCCAACTTCATGTAAACGATCTCTATGGTTTGAACTGGGGGCATATTATACGCACAGTAGGACGTAAAATAAGGGGCTGCTTATCATCATGCCGGTGCTCTCCACCGTCACCCGCGCGCATTTCGGCCTGCTGCTCTATGCGCTGCTGATCACCACGTCTTTCCCGCTGGCTCACTACCTGGGTAGCCAGTATCCGCCGTTGCTGACCACCTGGCTGCGATTCCTGTTGGCCAGTCTCGGCTTTGTGCTGGTGCTCGGCTGGCGACGCCAGCTTGTCTGGCCCGGCTGGCCCGCGGTACTCCGCTACGGCCTTATCAGCCTGCCACTGACCGGATTCTTCCTGCTGATGTTTGTCGCGGGGGAGAGTGCCACAGCCCTGGCCATGGGCAGCTTGGCGACTCTGGTTCCCCTGTTCAGTGCCGCGCTGGCCTGGCTGGTCTGGCGTACTCCGGTTCCGTTAGTACGTTGGCTGGCACTGCTGCTGGGCGCGATCGGAGCGTTGTGGGTATTAACACAAGGGGAGTGGCAACGGTTAGGGCAGGGTGGCTGGCCCATTGGCAATACGCTGTTTCTGGCCGCGTGCCTGTTGATGAGCAGTTATCCGCTGCTGTTGAAGCAGCTGCACCGGGGAGAGCCGATGCTGCAGGTCACCAGTTGGTCGCTGTTTACCGGCACCGCCCTGCTGACGCTGGCGATGCTGGTTACTGGCAGCCAATGGATTTGGCCGACAAGCGTGCAATGGAGTGCCATCGCTTGGCTGGCCACCGGCTCCACCATGCTGACCTTCTTTCTGTTCCAGTCCGCCGCTCTGGTGGTGGGCGCCAGCAGTGCGCACGCCTACAGCTTGCTGACCCCGGCGCTGGTGGTGCTGCTCAATAGCCTACTGCTGCAGACCTGGCCGGGTTGGCAGCCATTGCCGGGCATCCTGCTGACGGTATTGGCGCTGTTCTGGTTGCTGTTTCAGGATCGACAGGCATAAAAAAAGCGCCGCTGATGCGGCGCTTTTTCATATGGGAATGTTTACTTACCCAGGCTCTTACGGATGGTTTCAACCACACGCAGCTGAGCCAGAGCTTTCGCCAGCTCAATCTGGGCCGTGTCGTAATCAAAGTCCACACCGGCGTTGGCGATGCGCTCTTCCGCGTTGCGCTTAGCTTCGCGGGCCGCTTCTACGTCGATGTCTTCCGCCCGTACGGCTACATCAGCCAATACGGTCACGCAATCCGGCTGAACTTCGAGGATGCCACCAGACAGGTAGATCACCTCAACTTCGCCGTGTTGCTTAACGATACGAACCATACCGGGCTTGATGGCAGTCAGCAGCGGGACGTGACCGGGCAGGATCCCCAGCTCACCCTCGGTACCGGTCACTTGCAGGGTTTCTACAAGGCCAGAGAAGAGGCGCTTTTCTGCGCTGACGACATCCAAGTGAACAGTCATTGCCATCTCATCCTCCCGGATCGATTAAACGTTCTTGCCTTTCTCGATGGCTTCGTCGATAGAACCCACCATGTAGAAGGCCTGCTCCGGCAGGTGATCGAATTCACCTTCCAGAATCCCTTTAAAGCCACGGATGGTTTCTTTCAGCGGAACGTACTTACCAGGGGCACCGGTAAATACTTCTGCTACGAAGAAGGGCTGAGACAGGAAACGCTCAATCTTACGGGCGCGGGCTACGGTCTGCTTGTCCTCTTCGGACAGTTCGTCCATACCCAGGATGGCAATGATGTCTTTCAGCTCTTTGTAGCGCTGCAGTACAGACTGCACGCCACGAGCCACATCATAGTGCTCCTGACCGATAACCAGCGGATCCAGCTGACGAGAGGTGGAGTCCAGCGGGTCGATCGCCGGGTAGATACCGCGGGCAGCGATATCACGGCTCAGTACCACGGTCGCATCCAAGTGAGCGAAGGTGGTAGCCGGAGACGGGTCAGTCAAGTCATCCGCAGGTACGTAAACGGCCTGTACGGAGGTGATGGAGCCGGTCTTGGTAGAAGCAATACGCTCCTGCAGAACGCCCATCTCTTCCGCCAGAGTCGGCTGGTAACCTACTGCAGAAGGCATACGGCCCAGCAGTGCGGATACTTCAGTACCGGCCAGGGTGTAACGGTAGATGTTGTCAACGAACAACAGTACGTCACGACCTTCGTCACGGAACTTCTCAGCCATGGTCAGACCGGTCAGTGCTACGCGCAGACGGTTACCCGGCGGCTCGTTCATCTGGCCGTATACCAGAGATACTTTGTCCAGTACGTTGGACTCTTTCATCTCGTGGTAGAAGTCGTTACCTTCACGGGTCCGCTCGCCCACACCGGCAAATACGGAGTAACCGGAGTGCTCGATGGCGATGTTACGGATAAGCTCCATCATGTTAACGGTCTTACCCACACCCGCGCCGCCGAACAGACCTACTTTACCGCCCTTAGCGAACGGACAAACCAGGTCGATTACCTTTACGCCGGTTTCCAGCAGCTCGGTGGCGCTGGATTGGTCTTCGTAGCTCGGAGCCTCGCGGTGGATAGACCAACGCTCTTCTTCGCCGATATCACCGGCTTCGTCGATAGGCTCACCCAGTACGTTCATGATGCGACCCAGGGTCGCAGTGCCCACCGGCACCTGGATGGTGTTACCGGTGTTGGTTGCTTTCAGGCCGCGACGCAGACCCTCTGACGCACCCATTGCGATGGTACGGACTACGCCGCCGCCCAGCTGCTGCTGAACTTCCAGCACCAGGCTGGCACCATCATTGGATACGGTCAGGGCGTCATAGACCTGAGGTACGGCGTCTTGCGGAAATTCCACGTCGACTACCGCACCGATCACCTGAACAACAGTACCTGTGCTCATGATAAATCCTCTGATTCTGTCTAAACCGTTGCCTTAAACCGCTGCGGCACCGGCACAAATCTCGCTAAGCTCCTGAGTAATAGCAGCCTGACGAGCCTTGTTGTATACCAGTTGCAGATCGTCGATCAGGTTACCCGCGTTGTCGGTTGCGGCTTTCATCGCAACCATTCGGGCGGCCTGTTCTGACGCGGCGTTTTCCACCACACCTTGATACACGACGGACTCAACGTAGCGAACCAACAGCTTATCCAGCATCGGTTTCGGCTCGTCGGGCTCGTACACGTAGTCCCAGGCGTGGGGCTTTTCAGACGCGTCCATCTTGGGCAACGGCAGCAGTTGATCGATCACCGGATCCTGCTTCATGGTGTTTACAAATTGGTTGTACACCAGGTACAGACGATCCAGTTTGCCCTCATCGAAGGCATCCAGCATCACTTTCACGGAGCCGATCAGGTCAGTCAGGCCCGGTTCATCACCGAGACCAGACACCTGAGCGACCACATTACCGCCAAAGGTTTGGAAGAACTGGGCGCCTTTGGAACCCACGGCAGCGAACTGCACACGAGCGCCTTGGGCTTCCCAGTCTTTGGCTGACTTCAGTACCTGCTTGAACAGGTTGACGTTCAGACCACCGCAAAGGCCACGGTCGGTGGAAACTACGATGTAGCCCACGTTCTTGACTTCGCGTTCTTCCAGGTAAGGATGCTTGTACTCGAGAGAGCCTTGCGCGATGTGACCGATCACCTTACGCATGCTTTCTGCGTAGGGACGGCTGGAGTTCATGCGCTCTTGCGCACGACGCATCTTGGATGCGGCCACCATCTCCATCGCAGAAGTGATCTTCTGAGTGTTTTTCACACTCGCGATCTTGGTTCGGATCTCTTTAGCGCCGGACATCTCTTACTCTCCTTGACCTGTTACCAGGTTTGGGTGGCAACGAACTTGTCCAGAGCAGCCTGCATCTGACCTTCGATATCACCGTTGTAATCACCGGTGTCGTTGATCAGCTTCATCAGCTCAGCGTGTTCGCTGTTCATGTAGGAAAGCAGAGCGGCTTCAAAGGCACCAATCTTGGCCACTTCGATGGACTTCAGGAAGCCCTTCTCAGCGGAGAAGATCACCACGGCTTGATCGGCAACGCTCATCGGAGCGTACTGCTTCTGCTTCATCAGCTCGGTAACGCGCTCACCATGCTCCAGCTGGGCACGGGTGGCGTCATCCAAGTCAGAGGAGAACTGAGCAAATGCGGCCAGTTCGCGGTACTGAGCCAGTGCGGTACGGATACCACCGGACAGCTTCTTGATGATCTTGGTCTGGGCAGCACCACCTACACGGGATACAGAGATACCCGGGTTCACAGCAGGACGCAGGCCGGCGTTGAACAGGTTGGTTTCCAGGAAGATCTGACCGTCGGTAATAGAAATTACGTTGGTCGGTACGAATGCAGATACGTCACCAGCTTGGGTTTCGATGATCGGCAGCGCGGTCAGAGAACCGGTTTGGCCTTTCACTTCACCGTTGGTGAAACGCTCAACGTACTCCGCGTTTACACGGGAAGCACGCTCCAGCAGACGGGAGTGGAGGTAGAATACGTCACCCGGGAACGCTTCACGGCCCGGCGGACGGCGCAGCAGCAGAGAGATCTGACGGTAAGCAACGGCCTGCTTGGACAGGTCATCGTATACGATCAGCGCGTCTTCACCGCGGTCACGGAAGTATTCACCCATGGTGCAACCAGAGTACGGAGCCAGGTACTGCAGAGCAGCCGCTTCAGAAGCGGAGGCCACCACAACGATGGTGTTCTGCAGAGCGCCGTGTTCTTCCAGCTTGCGTACTACGTTGGCGATGGTGGAGGCCTTCTGGCCAATCGCTACGTAAACACACTTAATGCCGGAATCACGCTGGTTGATGATGGCGTCGATGGCCATCGCAGTCTTACCAGTCTGACGGTCACCAATGATCAGCTCACGCTGACCACGACCGATCGGAATCATGGCATCAACAGACTTATAACCAGTCTGTACCGGCTGGGATACGCCTTCACGGTCAATTACGCCCGGGGCAATCACTTCAACAGGAGCAAAACCATCGTTGTCGATGGGGCCCTTGCCGTCGATTGCTTCACCCAGGGTGTTAACCACGCGGCCCAGCAGGCCACGGCCTACCGGAACTTCCAGAATACGGCCAGTGGATTTAACTTTAACGCCCTCAGCCAGGTCGGCGTACGGGCCCATTACTACCGCACCTACGGAGTCACGCTCCAGGTTCAGTGCGATGGCGAAACGGTTGCCAGGCAGCTCGATCATCTCGCCCTGCATCACATCGGCCAGGCCGTGGATGCGGACAATACCGTCGCTTACAGAAACGATGGTACCTTCGTTGCGAGCTTCGCTGACAACATTGAACTGCTCAATACGGCTCTTGATCAGTTCGCTGATTTCAGTGGAATTCAGTTGCATGCTCACATCCCCAATTAGGATTGCAGCGTATCGGACAAGCGGCTGAGCTTGCCGCGTACCGACCCGTCGATAACCAGATCACCGGCGGTAATTACCACCCCGGCGATCAGTTCCGGATTGACGCTGCAGTTCAGCTTCACTTTGCGTGCCAAACGTTGTTCCAGTGACGCTGCGATATTGGCCAGTTGCTCGTCGCTCAGTTCGACAGCGGATTGCACCTCAGCGGTGATCTCCTTCTGCCACTCTTCACGCAGTTCAATGAACTGTTGAGCAACCGCCGGCAGCGCTACCAGGCGTCCATTTTCTGCCATCACCTTGATCAGGTTCTGGCCATGCTCGTCGATTTGCTCGCCGCCGATCTGGATAAAGATCTGAGCGAGCTGCTCGGCGTTGACCTGGCCGGACAGCAGATCTGCTACGGTCTCATTGACCGTAACTTCGGCCAAAAAGGCCAGCATCTGTGCCCACTGGTCCACCGCCTGCTTTTCGACAGCAAATTCGAAAGCGGCTTTGGCGTAAGGGCGAGCAACGGTGGTCAGTTCAGACATTTAGCCCTCTCCCTTTGCTTACAGCTCCGCAGCCAGCTTTTCGACAATGTCACTGTGCGCGTCGGCATCAATGGAACGCTGCAGAATCTTCTCTGCACCCGCAACAGCCAGAGTGGCTACCTGGGCGCGAAGTTGATCCCGAGCGCGGTTACGTTCGGCTTCAATTTCCGCATGGCCTTGAGCAATGATCTTGGCGCGAACAGCTTCGGCTTCTGCCTTAGCTTCTTCCACGATTTGAGCACCGCGCTTGTTGGCCTGTTCGATGATCTCAGCCGCTTGTTGCTTGCCTTCTTTGATCTGGTCGGTCGCTTTCAGCTGCGCCAGATCAAGGTCCTTGCTTGCGCGTTCGGCATTAGCCAGACCGTCAGCAATCTTCTTCTGGCGCTCCTCGATGGCAGCCAGCAGCGGCGGCCATACGAACTTCATGCAGAACCAAACAAAGATGATGAAGGCGATGGCCTGACCGATAAGGGTCGCGTTGATACTCACAACGGCATCTCCTCTCTAATCCAAAGCAAGTTTCGCCCTAAGCGAAACCCTTAAATGCATTGCGGATTGGGGGCCTTACGCGAACAGCATGTACATGGCGATACCAACACCGATCATCGGTACGGCATCCAACAGACCCGCTACGATGAACATCTTGGTCTGCAGAGCAGGGGCCATTTCAGGCTGGCGAGCGGTCGCTTCCAGGAATTTGCCACCCAGGATAGCGAAGCCAATAGCGGTACCCAGGGCACACACACCAATCAGTACAGCAACAGCGATGTAGGTCAGTTCCATGATTGTCTCCAAATAAGCTTGAACTAACGAAAAAAATTATTATTTGCCAGGATCTCAGTGGTCTTCACTTGCCATGCTGAGATACACAATCGTCAGCATCATGAAAATGAAGGC containing:
- the ccoG gene encoding cytochrome c oxidase accessory protein CcoG is translated as MDQQSNPSPRERGQPIKVQPAKSAAARGNPRNRIYVRKTDGVWSQLRRRMGWVMMGLFLLLPWLPWGDRQAVLFDLAQRKFYVFGLTIWPQDLILLALLFMIAAFALFFFTTFLGRVWCGYMCPQSVWTFIFIWFEEKIEGPRNKRIKLDQAPWDWNKLWRKSAKHGAWLGIALITALTFLSYFYPSRSLYLDFFTGQAPAAIYFWTLFFTFCTYGNAGWMREIMCLHMCPYARFQSAMFDTDTFIVGYDSKRGEERGPRGRKQDPKALGLGDCIDCSLCVQVCPTGIDIRNGLQYECINCGACIDTCDDVMAKMGYKKGLISYTTERQLEGGQSKVARPKLLGYGAVLTVMVVGFIYTLLTLAPVQIDVLRDRNQLFRETRDGLVENVYTLRLLNKTEQPQQFELAVSGLPEYRWDGKQSVTVAAGEVFTLPISIAVDPFYLKQPMTHIVFELKSEDGTLSTETESRFISSM
- the glmU gene encoding bifunctional UDP-N-acetylglucosamine diphosphorylase/glucosamine-1-phosphate N-acetyltransferase GlmU codes for the protein MKLEVVILAAGMGTRMKSKLPKVLHPVAGKPMVQHAIDAAAPLNPHRTHLVYGHGADQLKAALGHNTVEWALQAEQLGTGHAVNMADWDDDSTVLVLYGDVPLIQTQTLERLLAVQPDNGIGLLTVSLDNPTGYGRIVREGGVVKAIVEQKDANPEQLAITEVNTGILVAPGKALKRWLANLSNNNAQGEYYLTDVIAMAAAEGGVETAHPDSAIEVEGANNRLQLAALERAYQARAAEQLMLSGVTLIDPARFDLRGTLTNGSDITIDVNVVIEGDVTIEDDVVIGAGCLLKDCHIGKGSVIKPYTIVEGATVGEVCTAGPFARLRPGAELVHDSHIGNFVEMKKARLGKGSKANHLAYIGDAEVGDKVNIGAGTITCNYDGANKHLTVIEDEVFVGSDSQLVAPVRIAKGATIAAGSTITKNVGEGELVLTRTKQKHIAGWQRPQKQR
- the glmS gene encoding glutamine--fructose-6-phosphate transaminase (isomerizing), giving the protein MCGIVGAVAQRDVAEILVEGLKRLEYRGYDSAGVAVLNSEGEMGRLRRLGKVQELATALEQTPLAGGTGIAHTRWATHGEPSERNAHPHVSSDDIAVVHNGIIENHVALRTMLQGLGYVFSSDTDTEVIAHLVHHERKSHDSLLAAVQATVKQLEGAYGTVVMDCRDPERLVVARSGSPLVVGYGLGEHFIASDQLALLPVTRRFAFLEEGDVAEITRRDVTIYDLNGERVEREINESEVSHDAGDKGPYRHYMMKEIYEQPTALQRTLEGRLANGKVALDAFGDNAAELLAQVKHVQIIACGTSYHAGMVARYWLEQHAGVSCNVEIASEFRYRKSHVFPNSLLVTISQSGETADTLAALRLAKEMGYMASLTICNVPGSSLVRESDMAYMMKAGAEIGVASTKAFTVQLAALLMLTGAIGVHNGMTEQTIGELVSALQALPSKVEQALSLNDAIEALAEDFADKHHALFLGRGDQYPIAMEGALKLKEISYIHAEAYASGELKHGPLALIDADMPVIVVAPNNELLEKLKSNVEEVRARGGLMYVFADVDAHFASDDTMKVIPVPHCNEFIAPIIYTLPLQLLSYYVALIKGTDVDQPRNLAKSVTVE
- a CDS encoding DMT family transporter is translated as MPVLSTVTRAHFGLLLYALLITTSFPLAHYLGSQYPPLLTTWLRFLLASLGFVLVLGWRRQLVWPGWPAVLRYGLISLPLTGFFLLMFVAGESATALAMGSLATLVPLFSAALAWLVWRTPVPLVRWLALLLGAIGALWVLTQGEWQRLGQGGWPIGNTLFLAACLLMSSYPLLLKQLHRGEPMLQVTSWSLFTGTALLTLAMLVTGSQWIWPTSVQWSAIAWLATGSTMLTFFLFQSAALVVGASSAHAYSLLTPALVVLLNSLLLQTWPGWQPLPGILLTVLALFWLLFQDRQA
- a CDS encoding F0F1 ATP synthase subunit epsilon, which encodes MAMTVHLDVVSAEKRLFSGLVETLQVTGTEGELGILPGHVPLLTAIKPGMVRIVKQHGEVEVIYLSGGILEVQPDCVTVLADVAVRAEDIDVEAAREAKRNAEERIANAGVDFDYDTAQIELAKALAQLRVVETIRKSLGK
- the atpD gene encoding F0F1 ATP synthase subunit beta — translated: MSTGTVVQVIGAVVDVEFPQDAVPQVYDALTVSNDGASLVLEVQQQLGGGVVRTIAMGASEGLRRGLKATNTGNTIQVPVGTATLGRIMNVLGEPIDEAGDIGEEERWSIHREAPSYEDQSSATELLETGVKVIDLVCPFAKGGKVGLFGGAGVGKTVNMMELIRNIAIEHSGYSVFAGVGERTREGNDFYHEMKESNVLDKVSLVYGQMNEPPGNRLRVALTGLTMAEKFRDEGRDVLLFVDNIYRYTLAGTEVSALLGRMPSAVGYQPTLAEEMGVLQERIASTKTGSITSVQAVYVPADDLTDPSPATTFAHLDATVVLSRDIAARGIYPAIDPLDSTSRQLDPLVIGQEHYDVARGVQSVLQRYKELKDIIAILGMDELSEEDKQTVARARKIERFLSQPFFVAEVFTGAPGKYVPLKETIRGFKGILEGEFDHLPEQAFYMVGSIDEAIEKGKNV
- a CDS encoding DeoR/GlpR family DNA-binding transcription regulator → MSKRNTQQRRHRIMAMLGEQGEVSVDQLARELGTSEVTIRKDLATLEASGLLLRRYGGAIAMPSEILQDDPSHSPSRYKAAIGRAAAAQIRDHQRIVIDSGRTTAALIGELGEKRGLVVMTNSLNSANALRELENEPTLLMTGGTWDPHSESFQGQVAEQVLRAYDFDQLFIGADGIDIARGTTTFNELIGLSRVMAEVAREVNVMVESDKIGRRIPNLELPWDKVTRLITDERLDNASRQQIELHGVQVICARAED